A DNA window from Candidatus Sulfidibacterium hydrothermale contains the following coding sequences:
- a CDS encoding glycoside hydrolase family 3 N-terminal domain-containing protein: MTLEEKVGQMTQITLAVVSKGTVNNPQTPQEIDTNKLKKAILQYHIGSILNVVNHAYSRKHWHQILHQIQSITNRTRLKIPVLYGIDAIHGSNYILGSTLFPQEIGQAATWNPALVKKAAEITAYETRAAGIPWVFSPVLGVGKQPLWPRLYETFGEDTYLTSKMAVAIVKGYEGIDIAGKYHVASCMKHYMGYSFPLSGKDRTPAWIPENYLRKYFLPPFSAAVEAGSHTLMINSSSINGVPVHADHHILTDILRNELHFKGLAVSDWGDIENLYTKYHFVRSEKEAVKVAVLAGVDMSMVPFDYSFPKYLIELVKEGQIPMSRINQAVKRILTVKEELGLFDDFVYPEKDYPKFGSAEFKTDNLKTAQESITLLKNNNQVLPLKKKHIKILVTGFAANSMATLNGGWTYTWQGTKTDFFDNKKTTILKAIQNKIGKENVFYSKGTNFNKPLDNSNITNLAKKADYIVLCLGEMPYAETPGNINDLYLPENQVNFALKLAKTGKPVILVLTEGRPRLISKFADKMSGIIMAYLPGNQGGNAIADVLFGDVNPSGKLPFTYPRFPNSLENYNITYDQQKIDTCPPQFPFGFGLSYTTFRYSKLRLNCDTLSKDKTLKISVNITNTGKRAGKEVVQLYIGDLYRNATILPDVKRLVGFSKINLLPGETKTVSFSIKKPDLSFVNRKMKTVTVSGTYKVQVGNLTRKFYLK, from the coding sequence ATGACCCTTGAAGAAAAAGTGGGGCAAATGACCCAAATTACCCTTGCCGTTGTAAGTAAAGGTACAGTAAACAATCCACAGACCCCTCAGGAAATTGATACAAACAAATTAAAAAAAGCAATTCTTCAATATCACATTGGTTCCATTCTTAATGTAGTGAATCATGCGTATTCCCGAAAACACTGGCATCAAATTTTACATCAAATCCAAAGCATTACAAATCGAACCCGATTAAAGATTCCTGTTTTATACGGCATCGATGCCATCCACGGTTCCAATTACATTTTAGGTTCAACTTTATTTCCTCAGGAAATTGGACAAGCCGCAACCTGGAATCCTGCATTGGTAAAAAAAGCTGCCGAAATAACTGCTTATGAAACAAGGGCTGCCGGAATTCCCTGGGTTTTTTCTCCTGTACTTGGCGTTGGTAAGCAACCATTATGGCCACGCCTCTACGAAACATTCGGAGAAGACACCTATCTGACTTCTAAAATGGCTGTTGCGATCGTAAAAGGATATGAGGGAATAGATATTGCCGGAAAATATCATGTGGCTTCCTGTATGAAACACTACATGGGCTATAGTTTCCCACTAAGCGGCAAAGACAGAACTCCGGCATGGATACCGGAAAATTACTTACGCAAATACTTTTTACCGCCATTTTCTGCAGCTGTCGAAGCCGGATCCCATACACTTATGATTAATTCATCCAGTATTAACGGGGTTCCTGTTCATGCAGATCATCACATCCTAACAGATATCCTGAGAAATGAACTCCACTTCAAAGGCCTGGCGGTAAGTGACTGGGGTGACATAGAAAACCTGTATACCAAATACCATTTTGTTCGTTCAGAAAAAGAAGCCGTAAAAGTTGCAGTACTGGCCGGGGTTGACATGAGCATGGTTCCGTTTGATTATTCCTTTCCAAAATACCTCATTGAATTGGTAAAAGAAGGACAAATTCCGATGAGCAGAATCAACCAGGCAGTTAAACGAATTCTTACCGTTAAAGAAGAGCTGGGCCTTTTTGATGATTTTGTCTATCCGGAGAAAGATTATCCAAAATTTGGATCTGCTGAGTTTAAAACGGATAATCTTAAAACGGCACAAGAATCCATTACTTTGCTTAAAAACAATAATCAGGTATTACCGCTGAAAAAAAAGCATATTAAGATTCTGGTTACCGGTTTTGCAGCCAACTCCATGGCAACCTTAAACGGAGGATGGACATATACCTGGCAAGGAACAAAAACAGACTTTTTCGACAACAAAAAAACAACGATTCTAAAAGCCATTCAAAACAAAATTGGGAAAGAAAATGTATTTTATTCAAAAGGGACCAATTTTAACAAGCCCCTGGACAACAGCAATATCACCAACCTTGCAAAAAAAGCAGATTATATTGTATTGTGCTTAGGAGAAATGCCCTATGCTGAAACGCCCGGCAACATCAACGATTTGTATTTACCTGAAAATCAGGTAAACTTTGCTCTAAAATTAGCCAAAACAGGAAAACCGGTAATCCTTGTTTTAACGGAAGGAAGACCCCGGCTAATTAGTAAGTTTGCAGACAAAATGAGTGGAATCATAATGGCTTATCTTCCAGGAAATCAAGGAGGAAATGCTATTGCAGATGTATTATTTGGTGATGTAAATCCATCAGGTAAACTCCCTTTTACCTATCCACGGTTTCCCAATTCATTAGAGAACTACAACATTACCTACGATCAACAAAAAATAGATACTTGTCCTCCACAGTTTCCATTTGGTTTCGGATTGAGCTACACCACTTTCCGATACAGCAAATTAAGATTAAATTGCGACACATTATCAAAAGATAAAACCTTAAAAATCAGTGTCAATATTACCAATACCGGTAAAAGAGCAGGGAAAGAGGTCGTACAATTATACATTGGTGATCTTTACAGAAATGCAACCATTTTACCGGATGTAAAAAGGCTGGTCGGTTTTTCAAAAATAAATCTTCTTCCCGGAGAAACCAAAACCGTTTCTTTTTCCATAAAAAAGCCTGATTTATCTTTTGTTAACCGAAAGATGAAAACAGTTACGGTTTCGGGAACATATAAAGTTCAGGTGGGCAACTTAACCCGAAAGTTTTATTTAAAATAA
- a CDS encoding LacI family DNA-binding transcriptional regulator, translated as MTAGKKNKKVGVQDIADILHVSVSTVSRALNDHPRISREMKEKVRQTASRIGYYPGIPELMHPEKTEAVAVLVPALKNALYQEIVSGITDYFNRFDYQTFVIDTRGDDERTSSFFKTFRKYGISGIVHFISNRHLQNEFYSVLQRENFPVVSVFEPDVPENISMVLPDMFQGVSKILESLKSFQIKRIALLLENDDKPEDFQLLSAFNLALDLSGLDKRQSHVHYFSHESPDFAKKVIGLMQSKNRPEALLVKGTLSAATVLRILEKEGFSVPKDFLLIAIGVEEFPDLTYNLSLLKIPGYQMGYQAAEILLEQINNPSFEKKDVVLPVNFLLKGSAMRIK; from the coding sequence ATGACAGCAGGGAAAAAGAATAAAAAGGTAGGTGTTCAGGATATTGCCGATATTTTACATGTTTCCGTTTCTACTGTTTCGCGGGCGCTGAATGATCATCCGCGGATCAGCCGCGAAATGAAAGAAAAAGTAAGACAAACCGCTTCAAGAATCGGATATTATCCCGGAATTCCCGAATTGATGCATCCTGAAAAAACCGAAGCCGTGGCGGTTTTGGTTCCTGCTTTGAAAAATGCCCTGTACCAGGAAATTGTTTCCGGAATTACCGATTATTTTAATCGGTTTGATTATCAGACTTTTGTTATAGATACAAGAGGAGATGATGAACGAACTTCCTCTTTTTTTAAAACTTTCCGGAAATATGGAATCAGCGGGATTGTGCATTTTATATCCAATCGCCATCTTCAAAATGAATTTTATTCTGTATTACAAAGAGAGAATTTTCCTGTCGTTTCGGTTTTTGAACCCGATGTTCCTGAAAATATAAGTATGGTTTTGCCTGATATGTTTCAGGGAGTTTCGAAGATTCTGGAATCGTTAAAATCTTTCCAGATTAAAAGAATCGCTCTTTTACTGGAAAACGATGATAAACCGGAAGATTTTCAACTTTTATCGGCTTTCAATTTGGCGCTTGATTTGTCCGGATTGGACAAAAGACAATCGCATGTTCACTATTTTTCACACGAAAGTCCGGATTTTGCAAAAAAAGTTATCGGATTAATGCAGAGTAAAAACCGTCCGGAAGCTCTGCTGGTAAAGGGAACCTTATCGGCAGCTACCGTGTTGCGGATTCTTGAGAAAGAAGGTTTTTCTGTACCGAAAGATTTTTTGCTTATCGCCATTGGAGTAGAGGAATTTCCCGATTTAACTTATAATTTGTCATTATTGAAAATTCCGGGTTATCAAATGGGATACCAGGCTGCCGAAATTTTACTGGAACAAATAAACAATCCTTCTTTTGAGAAAAAAGATGTTGTTTTGCCGGTAAACTTTCTTTTGAAGGGTTCGGCTATGCGAATAAAATAA